A single genomic interval of Spirochaetaceae bacterium harbors:
- the prmC gene encoding peptide chain release factor N(5)-glutamine methyltransferase — MFLKDILIEAGRQLKAISDSPQLDAGLLLAHTLKLNRTQLYSLPSDYRLCDEQLDSYQKLIKKRLTGYPVAYLINNREFYGRNFFIKKGVLIPRPDSEILIETVLALYRKQPFKTLRDVGTGSGCLAITLALELGEAVLVTASDISSIAAEVFAVNNQNLTGGKVAFKEVSLLEDDESYDVIIANLPYLTTEETNEKLAEQWQEPALALDGGGDGLILIAKLIKQAQGKTSAIILEADPRQMAAINKLLIAAGFNHTHTERDLAGDERIIIGKINN; from the coding sequence ATGTTTCTTAAAGATATTTTAATAGAGGCCGGCCGGCAATTAAAGGCCATTAGCGATAGTCCGCAGCTAGATGCCGGCCTTTTACTTGCTCATACTTTAAAACTAAACCGAACGCAGCTTTATAGTTTGCCTAGTGATTACCGGCTTTGTGATGAACAACTTGATAGCTATCAAAAACTTATAAAAAAAAGATTAACCGGTTACCCGGTGGCTTATCTTATTAACAACCGTGAATTTTATGGCCGTAACTTTTTTATCAAAAAAGGGGTACTTATTCCCCGCCCCGATAGCGAAATACTAATAGAAACCGTATTGGCTTTATATCGGAAGCAGCCCTTTAAAACTTTGCGCGATGTCGGTACCGGCAGCGGCTGCCTCGCCATCACTTTAGCGCTTGAACTTGGCGAAGCCGTTCTGGTAACGGCCAGCGATATTAGCTCCATAGCGGCAGAGGTATTTGCTGTTAATAACCAAAACTTAACCGGCGGTAAGGTGGCCTTTAAAGAGGTATCGCTGCTGGAAGACGATGAAAGTTACGATGTTATTATCGCTAATCTACCTTACCTGACCACAGAAGAAACCAACGAAAAACTGGCCGAACAGTGGCAAGAGCCCGCACTGGCCCTTGATGGCGGCGGCGATGGCTTAATTTTAATTGCCAAACTCATAAAACAAGCGCAAGGTAAAACTAGCGCCATTATCTTAGAGGCCGACCCGCGCCAAATGGCCGCTATTAATAAATTATTAATAGCGGCGGGCTTTAACCACACCCATACCGAACGCGATTTAGCCGGTGATGAACGGATAATAATAGGTAAAATTAATAATTAA
- the lgt gene encoding prolipoprotein diacylglyceryl transferase, whose translation MLYINYPSWLRPEIFPFLPGFLGQIRWYGLMYILAFLTAYILAKKYLAKQEQPLLNKKQLEDLFLYGIVGLLLGARLFYVFVYGFSEFAGNPLSIIWPFQGGQFVGISGLSFHGGVIGGVIGVLVYCWRFKINFLAAADLMAMVIPFGYTWGRLGNFINGELYGRITAAGWGMLFPQATPVFTYHIWVQQIAEQIGMDITGDIFVNLPRYPSQLVQGFAEGLLVGLLLWFVIARFKKFNGMVTAFMFMGFGFARFFVEYLREPDSHLGFVVALGPGDNLPQLFTSFLNLSMGQILSLFMILAGAAIFVASYILNKKQIALDFKVRSKN comes from the coding sequence ATGTTATATATAAATTACCCCAGCTGGCTTAGGCCCGAAATATTTCCTTTTTTGCCCGGTTTTTTAGGGCAAATTAGATGGTATGGTTTAATGTATATTTTGGCCTTTTTAACGGCCTATATTTTGGCCAAAAAATATTTAGCTAAACAAGAACAACCTTTGCTTAATAAAAAGCAGCTGGAAGATTTATTTTTATACGGTATTGTTGGCCTATTATTAGGGGCACGGCTCTTTTATGTTTTTGTTTATGGTTTTAGCGAATTTGCTGGTAACCCGTTAAGTATTATTTGGCCCTTTCAGGGCGGGCAATTTGTGGGTATATCGGGCTTAAGTTTTCATGGCGGAGTTATCGGCGGAGTTATTGGCGTTTTAGTTTACTGTTGGCGGTTTAAAATTAATTTTTTAGCGGCCGCCGATTTAATGGCGATGGTAATTCCTTTTGGCTATACTTGGGGCCGGCTGGGCAACTTTATTAACGGCGAGCTTTACGGCCGCATTACGGCGGCCGGTTGGGGAATGCTTTTTCCGCAGGCCACGCCGGTTTTTACTTATCATATTTGGGTACAACAAATTGCCGAACAGATAGGCATGGATATTACGGGCGATATTTTTGTTAATTTACCGCGTTATCCCAGCCAGCTGGTGCAAGGTTTTGCCGAAGGCCTGTTGGTGGGCTTACTTTTATGGTTTGTTATAGCCCGTTTTAAAAAATTTAACGGTATGGTTACCGCCTTTATGTTTATGGGCTTTGGCTTTGCCCGTTTTTTTGTAGAATATTTACGCGAGCCCGACAGTCATTTGGGATTTGTTGTAGCTTTAGGACCCGGCGATAATTTACCCCAGCTTTTTACCAGCTTTTTAAATTTAAGTATGGGGCAAATTTTAAGTTTATTTATGATATTGGCTGGAGCCGCTATTTTTGTAGCTAGTTATATTTTAAATAAAAAGCAAATAGCTTTAGATTTTAAAGTAAGGAGTAAAAATTAA
- a CDS encoding methyl-accepting chemotaxis protein codes for MNKNKKISLTMEIAILFLIINMVSILTLSVVFTVAARSVMQEQILSDVSNDVHALQDRLLAQFSEWNSLMLFTAAAAAPIIEEQPFNQAAMHNLLIRNAAIQPIALSLFATSNVPWWYDDGGFAVFHNQPLEWQPQPDWHNWERPWFLAAKANPGRVGYASPFISALWGNLIIALGTNIYDAQGRDIGVIAADIELSFLLDMLTEITNIPNQQVSLINQQGLFITHNNPAFVMQRNFFTEFNLERYEQNILNRPSFQQLDGDVFIYSQLIPGVNWILISTLPTTEIFAQVNHFIWYMVIISLVLLAIATTSAIVFTRQKLVQPIRMIMLEAASMASGDLRKKVDDKLLTRRDELGQLFTALEAVRTGLNEIIGTVVQASATMLSSSTEINDSSAQLAQNSSEQAARAEEISASMEEMGATIAQSAENAAKTEKIAVNSSREMKDGGDKVAETVKAMKSIAEKISLIEDIASQTNLLALNAAIEAARAGDAGRGFAVVAGEVRKLAERSAASATEISELAGRSVKVAEEAGKSILDVVPEIQNTAQLVEEISSSTRQQNEGVEQVIKAITGLDSIIQHNASAAEEINSSAEVLNEQANLLKKEVDFFKIDDNDAKKLLK; via the coding sequence ATGAATAAGAATAAAAAAATATCTTTAACGATGGAAATAGCCATACTTTTTTTAATTATTAATATGGTCTCTATCTTAACTTTAAGCGTAGTATTTACCGTTGCTGCTCGAAGTGTTATGCAAGAACAAATACTTAGCGATGTGTCGAACGATGTGCATGCTCTACAAGATAGGCTTTTGGCTCAGTTTTCCGAATGGAACTCGTTGATGTTATTTACGGCCGCCGCTGCCGCTCCTATCATAGAGGAACAACCCTTTAACCAAGCGGCTATGCATAATTTACTTATCCGTAATGCGGCTATACAGCCGATAGCTTTGTCGTTATTTGCCACCAGCAATGTGCCGTGGTGGTACGATGACGGCGGGTTTGCCGTTTTTCATAACCAACCGCTGGAATGGCAGCCGCAGCCCGATTGGCATAACTGGGAGCGGCCATGGTTTTTAGCGGCCAAAGCTAATCCCGGTAGGGTAGGTTATGCCTCACCTTTTATTAGCGCTTTATGGGGTAACCTTATTATTGCGCTTGGCACCAACATTTATGATGCGCAGGGCCGCGATATTGGCGTAATTGCCGCCGATATTGAGCTTAGCTTTTTGCTTGATATGCTTACCGAAATTACCAATATCCCTAATCAGCAGGTAAGTTTAATTAATCAGCAAGGGCTTTTTATTACGCATAATAACCCCGCTTTTGTGATGCAAAGAAATTTTTTTACCGAGTTTAATCTTGAGCGTTACGAACAAAATATTTTAAATAGGCCTTCTTTTCAGCAATTAGATGGTGATGTTTTTATTTATTCGCAGCTTATTCCCGGTGTAAATTGGATTTTAATTTCTACCCTTCCTACTACCGAAATTTTTGCTCAGGTAAACCACTTTATTTGGTATATGGTTATTATTAGTTTAGTGCTGTTAGCCATAGCTACTACAAGCGCCATTGTATTTACCCGTCAAAAACTCGTCCAGCCTATACGTATGATAATGCTAGAGGCTGCTTCAATGGCTAGCGGCGATTTGCGTAAAAAAGTTGATGATAAATTGCTTACCCGCCGAGACGAACTTGGCCAGCTTTTTACGGCCCTTGAAGCGGTACGTACCGGCTTAAACGAGATAATAGGCACGGTGGTGCAGGCTAGCGCGACAATGCTTAGCAGCAGTACAGAAATTAACGACTCGTCGGCGCAGCTAGCTCAAAATAGCAGTGAGCAAGCGGCTAGGGCCGAAGAAATTAGCGCCAGTATGGAAGAAATGGGAGCTACCATCGCTCAAAGCGCCGAGAATGCCGCTAAAACCGAAAAAATTGCCGTAAACAGCAGCCGTGAGATGAAGGATGGTGGCGATAAGGTGGCCGAAACCGTTAAGGCTATGAAAAGCATTGCCGAAAAAATTAGTTTGATAGAAGATATTGCCAGCCAAACCAACTTGCTGGCCCTTAATGCCGCCATTGAGGCGGCGCGGGCCGGTGATGCCGGGCGCGGCTTTGCCGTTGTGGCCGGTGAGGTGCGTAAGCTGGCCGAACGCAGTGCGGCATCGGCTACCGAAATTAGCGAATTGGCCGGCCGTAGTGTTAAGGTGGCCGAAGAAGCCGGTAAATCTATCCTTGATGTAGTGCCCGAAATTCAAAATACGGCCCAGTTGGTAGAAGAAATTAGCAGCAGTACCCGCCAGCAAAATGAAGGTGTGGAGCAAGTTATTAAAGCTATTACCGGTTTGGATAGTATTATTCAGCACAACGCCAGTGCGGCCGAAGAGATTAACAGCAGCGCCGAAGTGCTTAACGAGCAGGCTAATTTGCTTAAAAAAGAGGTAGATTTTTTTAAAATTGATGACAATGATGCTAAAAAATTATTAAAATAA